A part of Streptomyces sp. NBC_01235 genomic DNA contains:
- a CDS encoding DUF2530 domain-containing protein: MAAFFSGPTKHEAPEPLEGPVVATITGGTILWFVLFVVQLPFYGWFDDHGRLWWLWTCLAGAGLGLIGIWYVRKRDAAIKREAAAGVTKAEAVE; this comes from the coding sequence ATGGCCGCGTTTTTCTCGGGACCCACCAAGCACGAGGCGCCGGAGCCCCTGGAGGGCCCCGTGGTCGCCACCATCACCGGCGGCACGATCCTCTGGTTCGTCCTCTTCGTCGTCCAGCTCCCCTTCTACGGCTGGTTCGACGACCACGGCCGTCTGTGGTGGCTGTGGACCTGCCTCGCCGGCGCCGGGCTCGGACTCATCGGCATCTGGTACGTCCGCAAGCGCGACGCGGCGATCAAGCGGGAGGCGGCGGCCGGGGTCACCAAGGCGGAGGCCGTCGAGTAG
- the thpR gene encoding RNA 2',3'-cyclic phosphodiesterase: protein MRLFAAVLPPEDVARELAAEVAELRSLPGAEGLRWTGRPGWHFTLAFYGEVDDDLVPELSARLKRAAHRGAPFALALRGGGQFGHGRALWAGAAGDVPALRLLADRAEAAGRRAGVEMGEHRRYKAHLTLARSRDAVDVRPYVEALDAFEGRTWTVGELVLVRSSLPRSGVAGEQPRYEPVGRWALGPARRIRPQESNGE from the coding sequence ATGAGACTCTTCGCCGCCGTGCTGCCCCCGGAGGACGTCGCCCGTGAACTCGCCGCTGAAGTAGCGGAGTTGCGCAGCCTGCCGGGCGCGGAGGGGTTGCGCTGGACAGGCCGCCCCGGCTGGCACTTCACCCTCGCCTTCTACGGCGAGGTCGACGACGACCTCGTACCGGAGCTGTCGGCGCGGCTGAAGCGGGCCGCGCACCGCGGTGCGCCGTTCGCGCTGGCGTTGCGCGGTGGAGGGCAGTTCGGGCACGGGCGGGCGCTGTGGGCGGGGGCGGCCGGAGACGTCCCGGCGCTGCGGCTGCTGGCCGACCGGGCGGAGGCGGCGGGGCGGAGGGCGGGCGTGGAGATGGGCGAGCACCGCCGCTACAAGGCCCACCTCACGCTGGCCCGCAGCCGGGACGCGGTGGACGTGCGGCCCTACGTCGAGGCGCTGGACGCCTTCGAGGGCCGTACCTGGACGGTGGGGGAGCTGGTGCTGGTGCGCAGCAGCCTGCCGAGGTCCGGGGTCGCGGGGGAGCAGCCGCGCTACGAGCCGGTCGGACGTTGGGCGCTGGGGCCTGCCCGGCGGATCAGGCCGCAGGAAAG
- a CDS encoding MFS transporter gives MSSGPGADSAPAPTTHDTAPGDRAGGSRKSSMFGSLRIRNYRLFFLGQVVSNIGTWMQRIAQDWLVLSLTGSATAVGVTTALQFLPMLLFGLYGGVLVDRLPKRRALLFTQSAMALTGIALAALTLTGHVEVWHVYVAAFAVGLATVVDNPARQSFVSEMVGPAQLQNAVSLNSANFQSARLVGPAVAGLMITGVGTGWAFLANGLSFIAPIAGLLLMRARELHVVERAPRGKGQLREGLHYVAGRPDLIWTIVLVGFIGTFGFNFPVYLSAFADDVFHAGAGSYSLFNTLMAVGSLMGALLAARRGTARMRVMIAAAVAFGAMEIVAAGAPSLWLFALFMVPIGMFGMTVNVTANTTVQMGTDPAMRGRVMALYMMVFMGGSPIGAPIAGWVTDAYGVRAGLAAGGVISAVAAVTIGLVLARVGNLRMSVGWNHGHPRVRFVPRESEGEREPGERELAPAS, from the coding sequence TTGAGTTCGGGACCCGGAGCAGACTCCGCCCCCGCACCGACCACCCACGACACCGCCCCCGGTGACCGCGCCGGGGGCTCCCGCAAGTCCTCGATGTTCGGCTCCCTGAGGATCAGGAACTACCGCCTGTTCTTCCTCGGCCAGGTCGTCTCCAACATCGGCACCTGGATGCAGCGCATCGCACAGGACTGGCTGGTCCTCAGCCTCACCGGCTCCGCGACCGCCGTCGGCGTCACTACGGCCCTGCAGTTCCTGCCGATGCTCCTCTTCGGCCTCTACGGCGGCGTCCTCGTCGACCGGCTCCCCAAGCGCCGCGCACTGCTGTTCACGCAGTCCGCGATGGCCCTCACCGGGATCGCGCTGGCCGCTCTGACCCTCACCGGCCACGTCGAGGTCTGGCACGTGTACGTGGCCGCCTTCGCCGTCGGGCTCGCGACCGTCGTCGACAATCCGGCCCGCCAGTCCTTCGTCTCCGAGATGGTCGGCCCGGCCCAACTGCAGAACGCGGTCAGCCTCAACTCCGCCAACTTCCAGTCGGCCCGCCTCGTCGGCCCCGCCGTCGCCGGTCTGATGATCACCGGCGTGGGCACCGGCTGGGCGTTCCTCGCCAACGGCCTGTCCTTCATCGCGCCCATCGCCGGCCTGCTGCTGATGCGGGCCCGCGAACTGCACGTCGTCGAGCGCGCGCCGCGCGGCAAGGGCCAGCTACGAGAGGGGCTCCACTACGTCGCCGGGCGCCCCGACCTGATCTGGACCATCGTGCTCGTCGGCTTCATAGGGACCTTCGGCTTCAACTTCCCCGTCTACCTCTCCGCCTTCGCCGACGACGTCTTCCACGCCGGCGCCGGCTCCTACAGCCTCTTCAACACGCTGATGGCGGTCGGCTCGCTGATGGGCGCCCTGCTGGCGGCCCGGCGCGGCACGGCCCGGATGCGGGTGATGATCGCCGCGGCGGTGGCCTTCGGCGCGATGGAGATCGTCGCGGCGGGCGCCCCCTCCCTCTGGCTCTTCGCCCTGTTCATGGTCCCGATCGGCATGTTCGGCATGACGGTCAACGTCACCGCCAACACCACCGTCCAGATGGGCACCGACCCGGCCATGCGCGGCCGTGTGATGGCCCTCTACATGATGGTGTTCATGGGCGGCTCGCCGATCGGCGCGCCGATCGCCGGCTGGGTCACGGACGCGTACGGCGTCCGGGCGGGCCTCGCGGCGGGCGGCGTGATCTCGGCCGTCGCCGCCGTCACCATCGGCCTGGTCCTGGCCCGCGTCGGCAACCTGCGCATGTCGGTGGGCTGGAACCACGGGCACCCGCGGGTGCGGTTCGTCCCGCGCGAGAGCGAGGGCGAGCGCGAGCCCGGGGAGCGTGAGCTGGCTCCGGCGTCGTAG
- a CDS encoding MarR family winged helix-turn-helix transcriptional regulator, with translation MPDLSHGDDAAAVNSLRSAVMRLSRRLKHQRVDESLSPTEMSVLGTLSICGSATPGELARKEHVQPPSMTRIVALLEAKGLVRLEPHPEDRRQKVVTKTEQAEAMLAESRTKRNAFLATLVDGLDEDEWAKLRAAAPVLEKLAHL, from the coding sequence ATGCCTGACCTAAGCCATGGCGACGACGCTGCCGCCGTGAACTCCCTGCGATCAGCCGTGATGCGGCTGTCCCGTCGCCTCAAGCACCAGCGGGTCGACGAGTCGCTGAGCCCCACCGAGATGTCGGTGCTCGGCACCCTCTCCATCTGCGGCAGTGCCACGCCGGGCGAGCTCGCCCGCAAGGAGCATGTGCAGCCGCCCTCGATGACCCGCATCGTGGCCCTGCTGGAGGCCAAGGGTCTGGTCCGGCTGGAGCCGCACCCCGAGGACCGGCGCCAGAAGGTCGTCACGAAGACCGAGCAGGCCGAGGCCATGCTCGCGGAGAGCCGCACCAAGCGGAACGCCTTCCTGGCCACCCTGGTCGACGGCCTCGACGAGGACGAGTGGGCGAAACTGCGCGCCGCCGCCCCCGTGCTGGAGAAACTCGCACACCTGTAA
- a CDS encoding ribbon-helix-helix protein, CopG family, whose product MGTSVLSLRIDGELLERLRQHAAKRGMSVQDYVVQTLIRDDFDERFQTAVEETEKFYGLT is encoded by the coding sequence ATGGGGACCAGTGTGCTCAGCCTGCGGATAGACGGAGAGCTGCTCGAACGGCTCCGGCAGCATGCCGCGAAAAGGGGAATGAGCGTCCAGGACTATGTCGTCCAGACGCTCATTCGTGATGACTTCGACGAGCGGTTCCAGACCGCCGTCGAAGAGACGGAGAAGTTCTACGGGCTCACCTGA
- a CDS encoding NCS2 family permease, whose amino-acid sequence MPTSAPAKVPAPEQPGATPLFGALDRYFRISERGSTLPREIRGGFATFFAMAYIIVLNPIILGSAKDMYGHQLDNGQLVTATCVTAAFTTLLMGVIGNVPIALAAGLGVNSVVALQLAPRMSWPDAMGMVVLAGFVVMLLVATGLRERVMNAVPFGLRKAISIGIGLFIMLIGLVDSGFVSRIPDAAHTTVPLQLGADGHLNGWPVLVFILGALLTLALITRKVPGAILISIVAMTVLGLIIDAVATVPSWGLTTPEWPGNPVATPDFGLIGEVSLFGGFDEVGVLTGVLFVFTVLLSCFFDAMGTIMGVSDEAKLTNANGEMPGINKVLFVDGLAVAAGGASSSSATTAFVESTAGVGEGARTGFANLVTGGLFTVALFLTPVATMVPSQAATPALLAVGFLILAGSVKEIDWTDYTIAMPAFITMVMMPFTYSITNGIGMGFIAFVLLRLAAGRGRDVPVPMYVVAAVFTFYYLMPALGLT is encoded by the coding sequence ATGCCAACGTCGGCCCCCGCCAAGGTCCCCGCCCCTGAACAGCCGGGAGCCACGCCCCTCTTCGGCGCCCTCGACCGCTACTTCCGCATCTCCGAGCGGGGCAGCACGCTGCCGCGCGAGATCCGGGGCGGCTTCGCCACCTTCTTCGCCATGGCGTACATCATCGTGCTGAACCCGATCATCCTCGGCAGCGCGAAGGACATGTACGGGCACCAGCTCGACAACGGTCAGCTGGTCACCGCCACCTGTGTGACGGCGGCCTTCACCACCCTCCTCATGGGTGTGATCGGCAACGTCCCCATCGCGCTGGCCGCCGGCCTCGGCGTGAACTCGGTGGTCGCGCTCCAGCTCGCGCCCCGGATGTCCTGGCCGGACGCCATGGGCATGGTCGTGCTCGCGGGCTTCGTGGTGATGCTCCTGGTCGCCACCGGTCTGCGCGAGCGCGTGATGAACGCGGTGCCCTTCGGCCTGCGCAAGGCGATCTCGATCGGTATCGGCCTGTTCATCATGCTGATCGGGCTCGTCGACTCCGGCTTCGTCAGCCGCATCCCGGACGCGGCCCACACCACCGTCCCGCTCCAGCTCGGCGCCGACGGTCACCTGAACGGCTGGCCGGTCCTCGTCTTCATCCTGGGCGCCCTGCTCACGCTGGCCCTGATCACCCGCAAGGTGCCCGGCGCGATCCTGATCTCGATCGTCGCGATGACCGTCCTCGGGCTGATCATCGACGCCGTCGCCACCGTCCCCTCCTGGGGCCTCACCACCCCCGAGTGGCCCGGCAACCCCGTCGCCACCCCCGACTTCGGTCTCATCGGCGAGGTCAGCCTCTTCGGCGGGTTCGACGAGGTCGGCGTGCTGACCGGCGTCCTCTTCGTCTTCACCGTCCTGCTGTCGTGCTTCTTCGACGCGATGGGCACGATCATGGGCGTCTCCGACGAGGCCAAGCTGACCAACGCCAACGGTGAGATGCCCGGCATCAACAAGGTCCTCTTCGTCGACGGCCTCGCGGTCGCAGCGGGCGGCGCCAGCTCCTCCTCCGCCACCACCGCCTTCGTGGAGTCCACGGCCGGCGTCGGCGAGGGCGCCCGCACCGGCTTCGCGAACCTCGTCACCGGCGGCCTGTTCACCGTCGCGCTGTTCCTCACGCCGGTCGCCACGATGGTCCCGTCCCAGGCCGCCACCCCCGCGCTGCTCGCGGTGGGCTTCCTGATCCTGGCGGGCTCGGTCAAGGAGATCGACTGGACCGACTACACCATCGCCATGCCCGCCTTCATCACGATGGTGATGATGCCGTTCACCTACTCGATCACCAACGGCATCGGCATGGGCTTCATCGCCTTCGTCCTGCTGCGCCTGGCGGCCGGGCGCGGCCGGGACGTGCCGGTGCCGATGTACGTGGTCGCCGCCGTCTTCACCTTCTACTACCTGATGCCGGCCCTCGGCCTCACCTGA
- a CDS encoding GNAT family N-acetyltransferase gives MRITIREGGPDDIPVILGMLDSSVEWLVSQGRTRQWGTEPLSEHTKTVESVARYMDKGDVYIAEADGVPAATLTLTDAPGAYLAHLPPPGEPERYIHWLASDRRFKGHGVGSALLAHAAEVTRKAGVSLLRVDCYAGDDGKLVAYYESNGFTPMETYTANGDWPGQVLARRV, from the coding sequence ATGCGGATCACGATCAGAGAAGGCGGACCCGACGACATCCCCGTGATACTCGGCATGCTCGACAGCAGTGTCGAGTGGCTGGTCTCACAGGGGCGCACCAGGCAGTGGGGCACGGAGCCCCTGTCGGAACACACGAAGACGGTGGAGTCGGTCGCCCGGTACATGGACAAGGGTGACGTGTACATCGCCGAGGCCGACGGCGTGCCGGCCGCCACGCTCACCCTCACCGACGCGCCCGGCGCCTACCTCGCCCATCTCCCGCCGCCCGGCGAGCCCGAGCGGTACATCCACTGGCTCGCCTCCGACCGCCGCTTCAAGGGCCACGGCGTGGGCAGCGCCCTGCTGGCGCACGCCGCCGAGGTGACCCGGAAGGCGGGCGTCTCCCTGCTCCGGGTGGACTGCTACGCGGGCGACGACGGCAAGCTCGTCGCCTACTACGAGAGCAACGGCTTCACCCCGATGGAGACGTACACCGCGAACGGCGACTGGCCGGGGCAGGTGCTGGCCCGGAGGGTGTGA